A genomic window from Silene latifolia isolate original U9 population chromosome Y, ASM4854445v1, whole genome shotgun sequence includes:
- the LOC141633287 gene encoding uncharacterized protein LOC141633287 has translation MAHPSYDPYYLPHPHHHHLPPSPEYYNHHTAVVEATVPTYISARKLHPTNISKIPIHIPKEKRHINTLFVSGLPDDVLPREIHNLFCRRSGFDSCQLKFTGRGNQVVAFVTFFNHQSAVLALQALDGVQFDPQDGTVLHIELARSNSRRKRKSGSGPYVVINKRRKAANDAEEMSSEDGDNESNNSHQSGDQDQNNSSSDDEQTDEKSDVKKADLNDPKDAANKPTEKTSGDLQPCSTLFIANLGSKCKEEELKQALSEYHGFKGLKRRVKGTVAFADYEEVEQATNAMQGLQGTTLPSSDKGAMVIEYARSKMRKT, from the exons ATGGCACACCCATCATACGACCCATACTATCTCCCCCAcccacaccaccaccacctcccgcCGTCGCCGGAATACTACAACCACCATACTGCCGTCGTAGAAGCCACCGTACCCACATACATCTCCGCCAGAAAACTACACCCAACTAATATTAGTAAAATTCCAATACATATTCCTAAAGAAAAGAGACATATTAACACCCTTTTTGTCTCCGGTCTTCCTGATGATGTTTTGCCTCGCGAAATTCATAATCTTTTTTGTCGTCGCTCCGGGTTCGATTCCTGCCAGCTTAAGTTCACTGGTCGCGGCAATCAA GTTGTTGCATTTGTGACATTTTTCAACCACCAGTCAGCTGTACTAGCATTACAGGCATTAGAT GGTGTTCAGTTTGATCCACAAGATGGAACAGTACTTCACATTGAATTGGCTAGATCAAATTCGAGACGAAAACGTAAATCAG GCAGTGGGCCTTATGTTGTGATTAATAAAAGGAGGAAAGCTGCCAATGATGCTGAGGAAATGTCTAGTGAAGATG GTGATAATGAGTCTAATAACTCACATCAAAGTGGAGATCAAGATCAAAATAATTCTTCCAGTGATGATGAACAAACTGATGAAAAAAG TGATGTAAAGAAGGCAGATCTTAACGACCCTAAAGATGCAGCGAAT AAGCCAACAGAGAAGACCTCAGGTGATTTGCAACCATGTTCCACATTGTTTATTGCTAATTTGGGCTCCAAATGTAAAGAGGAGGAACTGAAACAAGCCCTTTCTGA ATATCATGGATTTAAAGGGCTGAAACGACGTGTGAAAGGAACAGTTGCATTTGCAGATTATGAG GAAGTAGAACAAGCTACAAACGCAATGCAAGGTCTCCAAGGCACTACTTTACCGTCATCAGACAAGGGTGCCATGGTCATCGA ATATGCTCGGTCAAAAATGAGGAAGACCTAG